In one window of Thalassotalea agarivorans DNA:
- a CDS encoding sodium/sugar symporter, with product MDLKLGTLDITVFVGYVLALIAIALWISRADKNHQRDTKDYFLAGKSLPWWAIGASLIASNISAEQIIGMSGSGYALGLAIASYEWMAAITLILVGKYLLPIFLKNQIYTMPQYLEQRFDGRIRVTLALFWLAVFIFVNLTSVLWLGGLAIETVTGVDWLYGMIFLALFSVAYSLYGGLKAVAYTDIIQVVLLVFGGLLLSYLALNQVSDGQGVVAGFTKLTEEMPGHFDMILSPENEHYMSLPGISVLIGGLWVMNVGYWGFNQYIIQRALAAKSVGEAQKGIAFAAYLKLLMPVIVVLPGIAAAVLYPTLAKPDQAYPTMMNLMPIGIKGLVFAALVAAIVSSLASMTNSISTIFTMDIYKSINKDKSQNHYVTVGRITTLVSLVIALFMAEPLLGKFDQAFQYIQEFTGLFSPGITAIFIMGMFWKRTTSTGALAAAIGSAGFSLLFRQFWPELPFMDRIGLVFVLCIALAIIFSLMTNKEKNDTSVHLSEVSFATDRTFNIAALGVTVILVVFYTVWW from the coding sequence ATGGACCTTAAATTAGGCACGCTCGACATAACCGTTTTTGTCGGTTATGTGTTAGCCCTAATCGCCATAGCATTGTGGATTTCAAGAGCAGACAAAAATCATCAACGAGATACCAAAGACTATTTTCTAGCAGGTAAATCATTACCCTGGTGGGCAATTGGCGCGTCGTTAATAGCGTCGAATATATCAGCAGAGCAAATTATAGGTATGTCGGGCTCAGGTTATGCGCTAGGTCTAGCCATTGCATCTTATGAATGGATGGCTGCAATTACACTTATCCTTGTCGGTAAGTACTTGTTACCAATATTTTTGAAGAATCAAATTTATACCATGCCTCAATATCTGGAGCAGCGTTTCGACGGAAGAATTAGAGTGACCTTAGCGCTATTTTGGTTAGCGGTATTTATCTTCGTAAATCTTACATCTGTGCTTTGGCTAGGTGGCTTAGCGATAGAAACTGTCACCGGTGTTGATTGGTTGTACGGCATGATTTTCCTTGCGTTGTTTTCTGTCGCTTATTCTCTTTATGGTGGACTAAAAGCGGTCGCTTATACCGATATTATTCAAGTTGTATTACTTGTTTTTGGTGGTTTGTTACTCAGTTATTTAGCACTAAATCAAGTGTCAGATGGCCAAGGCGTTGTTGCAGGGTTTACAAAGCTAACCGAAGAAATGCCTGGTCATTTTGATATGATTCTAAGTCCTGAAAACGAACACTATATGAGCTTACCAGGTATCTCGGTGTTAATTGGTGGCTTATGGGTAATGAACGTTGGCTATTGGGGTTTTAACCAATACATTATTCAACGTGCTTTGGCGGCTAAAAGTGTTGGTGAAGCGCAAAAGGGTATAGCGTTTGCAGCCTATCTAAAACTATTAATGCCGGTGATTGTAGTATTGCCAGGGATCGCAGCTGCTGTACTTTACCCGACATTAGCGAAACCAGACCAAGCTTATCCAACAATGATGAATCTAATGCCTATTGGTATTAAAGGTCTGGTTTTTGCGGCTTTAGTCGCTGCAATTGTTTCGTCGCTAGCATCGATGACAAACAGTATTTCCACCATTTTCACAATGGATATTTATAAGAGTATTAACAAAGATAAAAGCCAGAATCATTACGTTACCGTTGGCCGTATAACCACGTTAGTGTCTTTGGTCATTGCTTTGTTTATGGCTGAGCCATTGCTCGGTAAATTTGATCAGGCGTTCCAGTATATTCAAGAGTTTACTGGTCTATTCTCGCCAGGTATTACCGCTATATTTATTATGGGCATGTTCTGGAAGCGCACAACATCAACAGGCGCACTTGCAGCGGCTATCGGCTCCGCCGGCTTCTCGTTACTGTTTAGACAGTTTTGGCCAGAGTTGCCGTTTATGGACCGCATCGGTTTAGTGTTCGTTTTATGTATTGCACTTGCAATTATCTTCTCATTAATGACTAACAAAGAGAAAAATGATACTAGCGTGCACTTATCCGAAGTGAGTTTTGCAACTGACCGTACTTTTAACATCGCAGCACTTGGGGTCACAGTGATCTTAGTGGTGTTTTACACCGTCTGGTGGTAA
- the glnL gene encoding nitrogen regulation protein NR(II): MTIRDRQELLSIKEKYQHQLANQLVTAVLVLDDSLTIQYLNPAAEALLSKSFNRTIGKNFFDIAYASSISSERLQQLLITGQEFSDADVRLDVKEIKPMSVEITASYVEFDKAPHVLLEFKQIDKQKQISAEAFQQQQWENARDLIRGLAHEIKNPLGGLRGAAQLLNKELNDTQKEYTAMIIEQSDRLTNLVDRLLGPNQLPNMSVQNIHLVLEKVSQLTSFNNPKGIKICRDYDPSIPEICFDEEKLQQAVLNIVSNAIQVIDADDTVTLKTRIASNQTINNQLVKMCVRISIIDTGPGIPPNIQDTLFYPMVSGRANGTGLGLSISQTLINQHSGKLSCVSYPGHTEFIILLPISEEGSP; this comes from the coding sequence ATGACTATACGCGATCGTCAAGAATTACTGTCGATTAAAGAAAAATATCAACACCAGTTAGCCAACCAATTGGTTACGGCTGTCTTGGTGTTGGATGATAGCTTAACTATCCAGTACCTAAATCCTGCTGCTGAAGCGCTATTGTCGAAAAGCTTTAACCGCACCATAGGCAAAAACTTTTTTGATATTGCCTATGCTTCATCTATTTCGTCTGAAAGACTGCAACAACTATTGATCACAGGGCAAGAATTTTCCGATGCGGATGTAAGGCTTGATGTGAAAGAAATCAAACCGATGTCCGTAGAAATTACAGCCTCTTACGTTGAGTTTGATAAAGCGCCTCATGTTTTGCTTGAGTTTAAGCAAATCGACAAGCAGAAACAAATTAGTGCAGAAGCATTTCAACAGCAGCAGTGGGAAAACGCGCGTGACCTGATCAGAGGATTAGCGCATGAAATTAAAAATCCTTTAGGTGGTTTGCGAGGCGCAGCACAGTTACTTAATAAAGAGCTAAACGATACGCAAAAAGAATACACCGCCATGATAATTGAGCAGTCGGATCGACTAACTAATCTTGTCGATAGACTGTTAGGCCCTAATCAATTGCCCAACATGTCTGTTCAAAATATTCATCTGGTTTTGGAGAAAGTGAGTCAGTTGACAAGTTTTAATAACCCCAAGGGTATTAAGATTTGTCGAGATTATGATCCGTCGATTCCGGAAATTTGTTTTGACGAAGAAAAGCTGCAACAAGCAGTTTTAAATATCGTCAGCAATGCAATACAAGTGATTGATGCAGACGACACCGTTACATTAAAAACCCGTATTGCTTCAAATCAAACGATCAACAATCAATTAGTCAAAATGTGCGTTCGGATTAGCATAATTGATACAGGTCCAGGTATTCCACCTAATATCCAAGATACATTATTTTACCCAATGGTTTCAGGGCGTGCTAATGGCACCGGTTTAGGTTTATCTATTTCACAAACATTAATTAACCAACACAGCGGAAAGCTTTCTTGTGTGAGCTACCCTGGACACACTGAATTTATTATTTTATTACCAATTTCTGAAGAGGGAAGCCCATGA
- the fabR gene encoding HTH-type transcriptional repressor FabR, whose amino-acid sequence MTGIRAQQKEKTRRQLIDAALGQLSAERSFSSLSLREVAKEAGLAPTSFYRHFSDMDELGLTLVDEAGLTLRQLMRQARQRIEKGGSVIQSAVHTFMEFIEQSPNIFRLLLRERSGTSKAFRSAVNREIRYFTLELSDYLQIANSMDVEVAYLQANAAVTIVFSAGSEALDANSKEREIIAMRTIQQLRIVARGAADYNARYKK is encoded by the coding sequence ATGACGGGTATTAGAGCTCAACAAAAAGAAAAAACGAGACGCCAATTAATTGATGCCGCGTTAGGCCAATTGAGTGCTGAGCGAAGTTTTTCTAGTTTAAGCTTGCGCGAAGTAGCCAAAGAGGCTGGATTGGCGCCCACCAGTTTTTATCGACATTTCTCAGATATGGATGAGTTAGGCTTAACTTTAGTAGATGAAGCAGGTTTGACATTGCGTCAATTAATGCGTCAAGCACGGCAACGCATTGAAAAAGGTGGCTCAGTTATACAGAGCGCTGTTCATACCTTTATGGAGTTTATTGAGCAAAGCCCGAATATTTTCAGATTGCTACTGCGTGAACGCTCAGGAACAAGTAAAGCGTTTCGTTCGGCGGTAAATCGGGAAATTCGTTATTTCACCCTAGAACTTTCAGACTATTTGCAAATTGCCAATAGTATGGATGTGGAAGTCGCTTATTTGCAGGCGAATGCGGCTGTAACGATAGTCTTTAGTGCGGGCTCAGAAGCGTTGGACGCTAATAGTAAGGAAAGAGAAATCATAGCGATGCGCACAATTCAGCAACTTCGAATCGTTGCGCGCGGCGCTGCAGATTACAACGCGCGCTATAAAAAATAG
- a CDS encoding MerC domain-containing protein: MLDRIGITATSLCALHCILVPILLPVLPLLGLSFLADHTWEHIFLLLTAVLGAIALYSGFKRYHRKLYPFYLLVLGIIIYWMKHDVPADYELVFIIIGAGLIVASHWINLRLCNQCKSCDDSCNTE, translated from the coding sequence ATGTTAGATAGAATTGGTATTACAGCGACGTCTTTATGTGCGTTGCACTGTATATTAGTTCCCATTCTTCTGCCAGTTTTACCTCTTTTAGGTTTGAGTTTTCTAGCTGATCATACTTGGGAACATATATTTTTGTTGCTTACCGCGGTTCTCGGTGCAATAGCGCTGTACTCAGGTTTTAAGCGATACCATAGAAAACTTTACCCATTTTATTTACTGGTATTGGGTATTATTATTTATTGGATGAAGCATGATGTACCTGCAGATTATGAACTGGTGTTCATTATTATTGGCGCAGGTTTAATTGTTGCTTCTCATTGGATTAATTTGAGATTATGCAATCAATGCAAATCTTGTGATGATAGCTGTAATACAGAATAA
- a CDS encoding RNA recognition motif domain-containing protein — translation MNNRHLITILIAIILGTIGYFVFPYVLTNLSHQGAIGILVGALLSPYIVQAICKDANNTNQDIKTLYVGNLPYRANEAAVRTLFSNHGYVHSVRLMKDKQTGKRRGFGFVEIAASSAKSAINALNDSEFQQRTLKVREAKERPEHN, via the coding sequence ATGAATAATCGTCATCTTATAACGATATTAATTGCCATTATCTTAGGCACCATCGGGTACTTTGTATTTCCTTATGTTTTAACTAACTTGTCACACCAAGGTGCAATCGGGATATTAGTAGGCGCGTTACTTTCTCCTTATATAGTTCAAGCTATTTGCAAGGATGCCAATAACACCAATCAAGATATTAAAACTTTATATGTTGGCAATCTGCCATACAGAGCTAATGAAGCAGCGGTTCGCACCTTGTTTTCAAACCACGGTTATGTGCACTCTGTTAGACTTATGAAGGATAAGCAAACAGGCAAAAGACGTGGATTTGGTTTTGTGGAAATTGCTGCAAGCAGTGCAAAAAGCGCGATAAATGCGTTGAATGATTCAGAGTTTCAGCAACGCACTCTAAAAGTGAGAGAAGCTAAAGAAAGACCAGAACATAATTAA
- the glnA gene encoding glutamate--ammonia ligase, protein MSQAVLDLIKENDVKFVDLRFTDSKGKEQHVSLPFHQVDEDFFEEGKMFDGSSIAGWKGINESDMVLMPDASTAVLDPFTEEVTLNIRCDIIEPATMQGYSRDPRSVAKRAEEYMRSTGIADTVLFGPEPEFFVFDDVKFHADMSGASYSIDDKEAEWNSNKDYEDGNYGHRPGVKGGYFPVAPVDSSQDLRSAMCLVMEEMGLVVEAHHHEVATCGQNEIACRFNTMVAKADEVQIYKYVVHNVAHAYGKTATFMPKPLVGDNGTGMHCHQSLAKDGENLFAGDKYGGLSETALYYIGGIIKHAKAINAFTNASTNSYKRLVPGFEAPVMLAYSARNRSASIRIPVVPSPKARRIEVRFPDPTANPYLAFTAMLMAGLDGIKNKIHPGDAMDKDLYDLPAEEAAAIPQVASSFEEALDALEADKDFLTAGGVMDEDMIDAYIGLKREEVETLNMTTHPVEFKMYYSV, encoded by the coding sequence ATGTCACAAGCAGTATTAGACTTAATCAAAGAAAACGACGTTAAGTTCGTTGATCTTCGTTTTACTGATTCTAAAGGTAAAGAACAACACGTATCACTTCCATTTCATCAAGTAGATGAAGACTTCTTCGAAGAAGGCAAAATGTTTGACGGTTCTTCAATCGCTGGCTGGAAAGGTATTAACGAATCAGACATGGTATTAATGCCAGATGCTAGTACTGCAGTTTTAGACCCATTCACTGAAGAAGTAACGTTAAACATACGTTGTGACATCATTGAACCAGCTACAATGCAAGGCTACAGCCGTGACCCTCGTTCAGTTGCTAAGCGCGCTGAAGAGTACATGCGTTCTACAGGCATTGCAGACACAGTATTATTTGGTCCAGAGCCAGAGTTTTTCGTATTTGACGACGTAAAATTCCACGCTGACATGAGCGGCGCTAGCTACTCTATCGACGATAAAGAAGCAGAGTGGAACTCTAATAAAGATTATGAAGATGGTAACTACGGTCACCGTCCTGGCGTTAAAGGTGGTTACTTCCCAGTAGCTCCAGTTGACTCTTCACAAGACTTACGCTCTGCAATGTGTTTAGTAATGGAAGAAATGGGCTTAGTTGTTGAAGCACATCACCATGAAGTTGCAACTTGTGGCCAAAACGAAATCGCTTGTCGTTTCAACACTATGGTAGCAAAAGCTGATGAAGTTCAAATCTACAAGTATGTTGTTCACAATGTTGCTCACGCTTACGGGAAAACAGCTACATTCATGCCTAAGCCATTAGTTGGTGATAACGGTACTGGTATGCACTGTCACCAATCTCTAGCAAAAGACGGTGAAAACCTTTTTGCTGGTGACAAGTACGGTGGCCTTTCTGAAACAGCTTTATACTACATTGGTGGTATCATTAAGCACGCTAAAGCAATCAATGCTTTCACAAACGCTTCAACTAACTCATACAAGCGTCTAGTTCCAGGTTTTGAAGCACCAGTAATGCTAGCTTACTCAGCACGTAACCGTTCTGCTTCAATCCGTATCCCAGTAGTTCCTTCTCCGAAAGCTCGTCGTATCGAAGTACGTTTCCCTGATCCAACAGCAAACCCATACTTAGCATTTACAGCAATGCTTATGGCTGGCCTTGACGGTATCAAAAACAAAATCCACCCTGGCGATGCTATGGACAAGGATTTGTATGACCTTCCAGCTGAAGAAGCTGCAGCTATCCCACAAGTAGCTTCATCTTTCGAAGAAGCGTTAGACGCGTTAGAAGCAGACAAAGACTTCTTAACTGCTGGTGGCGTTATGGACGAAGACATGATCGATGCATACATCGGCCTTAAGCGTGAAGAAGTAGAAACATTGAACATGACTACTCACCCAGTTGAGTTCAAAATGTACTACAGCGTTTAA
- the epmA gene encoding elongation factor P--(R)-beta-lysine ligase — MNEWQSTMDWQTAKDRAALLAKIRAFFYHLNVIEVEVPLLSKGTVTDVHLEGFSTSFDFSNSGKTETYYLQTSPEFGMKRLLSNGYESIYFLGKSFRHESNGKVHNAEFTMLEWYRVGFDYRQLIEEIKSLLTDLLGSQSFEEYSYQTAFLTFTGIDPLETTIEQLKSFLLEQNKLDDWLDKETSIDTLLQFIFAEFVETCIGKTHPCFVYDFPASQASLAQVSKQDERVAHRFECYFKGVELANGFQELTDSFEQLQRFEHDNEMRNKLNLVKKPIDQRFISALENGMPTCSGVALGVDRLAMLALNKNNIKQVLTFPFDRA, encoded by the coding sequence ATGAATGAATGGCAATCTACAATGGATTGGCAAACTGCAAAAGATAGAGCCGCATTATTAGCTAAAATTAGAGCATTTTTCTATCATTTAAATGTCATAGAGGTGGAAGTTCCACTGCTATCTAAAGGGACAGTAACAGATGTACATTTGGAGGGCTTTAGTACATCTTTTGATTTTTCGAATAGTGGAAAAACAGAAACCTATTATTTGCAAACCTCCCCAGAATTTGGCATGAAGCGTTTATTGTCTAACGGTTACGAATCAATTTATTTTTTAGGAAAATCATTTAGGCATGAAAGTAACGGCAAGGTTCATAATGCAGAATTTACCATGTTGGAATGGTATCGAGTGGGTTTTGATTATCGACAATTAATAGAAGAGATTAAATCTCTACTTACAGACTTATTGGGTAGTCAGTCTTTTGAAGAGTACAGCTATCAGACAGCCTTTTTAACATTTACAGGTATTGACCCGCTTGAAACCACAATAGAACAATTAAAATCATTTCTATTGGAACAAAATAAGTTAGACGATTGGTTAGACAAAGAAACAAGTATTGATACGTTATTGCAGTTTATATTTGCTGAATTTGTCGAGACTTGTATCGGTAAAACACATCCTTGCTTTGTCTATGACTTTCCGGCAAGCCAGGCGTCCCTTGCGCAAGTATCGAAACAGGATGAAAGAGTTGCACACCGATTTGAGTGTTACTTTAAAGGTGTTGAACTAGCTAATGGTTTTCAAGAATTAACGGATAGTTTTGAGCAATTACAACGGTTTGAACATGATAATGAGATGAGAAATAAGTTGAATCTGGTTAAAAAGCCGATTGATCAACGTTTCATTAGTGCACTGGAAAATGGTATGCCAACATGTTCTGGAGTAGCCCTAGGTGTAGATAGGTTGGCCATGCTTGCTCTAAATAAAAACAATATAAAACAAGTACTCACGTTCCCATTTGATCGCGCATAA
- the trmA gene encoding tRNA (uridine(54)-C5)-methyltransferase TrmA, with amino-acid sequence MFDHIKAENYESQLASKQAKMRELFEDMDMPTFDVFTSTPLNYRQRAEFRVWHDGDDLFYIMFNSETKEKYRVDQFPVASLTINKAMEALITYCRQNETLRRKLFQVDFLSTKSEELLVSLLYHKPLDDNWQKEAALLKAELNNIAPTNIIGRSRKQKVVIDKDFVNETLTVNGQQFHYQQVENSFTQPNAGVNEKMLTWAQNATKGLGGDLIEFYCGNGNFSIALAQNFDRVLGTEISKSSVYSAQENIKRNNLDNVDIVRISAEEFSQAMAGERTFRRLADFDLTTYSWETVLVDPPRAGLDEDSCKLISRFNRIIYISCNPATLKNNLNVLLQTHTIENSALFDQFPYTDHIEMGVVLVKK; translated from the coding sequence ATGTTCGACCACATTAAGGCAGAAAACTACGAGTCACAATTAGCATCTAAGCAAGCTAAAATGCGCGAGCTTTTTGAAGATATGGATATGCCAACGTTTGACGTATTCACGTCAACGCCTCTTAACTATCGCCAACGCGCCGAGTTTCGTGTTTGGCATGACGGGGACGACTTGTTTTACATTATGTTTAATAGTGAAACAAAGGAAAAATATAGGGTCGATCAATTTCCTGTAGCTAGTCTAACCATCAATAAAGCGATGGAAGCACTTATCACTTACTGTCGCCAGAATGAAACATTACGACGTAAATTGTTCCAAGTAGATTTTTTATCAACCAAAAGTGAAGAATTACTGGTCAGCCTGCTTTATCACAAGCCGCTCGATGACAATTGGCAAAAAGAAGCCGCATTACTTAAGGCTGAATTAAATAACATTGCACCAACCAATATTATTGGTCGATCGAGAAAACAGAAAGTCGTAATCGACAAAGATTTTGTCAATGAAACACTGACTGTTAATGGTCAGCAGTTTCATTATCAGCAAGTAGAGAATAGCTTCACTCAACCCAATGCTGGTGTAAACGAAAAAATGCTGACCTGGGCGCAAAATGCCACAAAAGGGCTAGGCGGAGATTTAATCGAGTTCTACTGTGGTAATGGCAATTTTAGTATTGCACTTGCACAAAACTTTGACCGTGTATTAGGAACAGAAATTAGTAAATCTTCCGTTTATTCCGCACAGGAAAACATAAAAAGAAACAATCTTGATAATGTTGATATTGTCAGAATATCGGCGGAAGAGTTTAGTCAAGCTATGGCTGGCGAAAGAACTTTTCGTCGCTTAGCTGATTTTGATTTGACCACATACAGCTGGGAGACTGTGTTGGTCGATCCGCCGCGCGCAGGATTAGATGAAGACAGCTGCAAATTGATTAGCCGCTTCAATCGTATCATTTATATTTCGTGTAACCCGGCAACATTAAAAAATAATCTAAATGTTCTGCTGCAAACACACACGATTGAAAACTCTGCGCTATTTGATCAATTTCCCTATACGGACCACATAGAAATGGGCGTTGTTCTGGTTAAGAAATAA
- a CDS encoding DUF4124 domain-containing protein, which translates to MFKQLAFVLFCIVFAVPVNAVQAKVYVWRNEDGVLVFSDTPKPGAEEMEVESTNVVQSSVDTSILDIKKQAPKDEYTVTITQPASDATIRDNTGSVHVTGQIGPVFKRGFKIQLIVDGQPYEKPQTHTMFALRDIDRGEHQLKMQLIDTNGKVIATSEEVTFYMHRAALKKRAR; encoded by the coding sequence ATGTTTAAACAGCTGGCATTCGTTTTATTTTGTATAGTCTTTGCTGTACCAGTTAATGCGGTACAAGCAAAAGTATACGTGTGGCGAAACGAAGATGGTGTATTGGTGTTTTCTGACACACCAAAACCAGGTGCCGAAGAAATGGAAGTCGAGTCAACTAACGTCGTTCAATCCTCAGTTGATACCTCTATATTAGACATCAAAAAACAAGCCCCAAAAGACGAGTATACTGTCACTATTACCCAACCTGCTAGTGATGCCACTATCCGCGATAATACCGGCTCTGTACATGTTACAGGCCAAATAGGTCCAGTGTTTAAGCGAGGATTTAAAATTCAACTTATCGTCGACGGGCAACCCTACGAAAAACCTCAAACTCATACCATGTTCGCTTTAAGAGATATTGATCGTGGCGAACATCAATTAAAAATGCAATTAATCGACACAAACGGCAAGGTTATTGCAACCTCAGAAGAAGTAACCTTCTATATGCATCGAGCGGCCCTTAAAAAGCGCGCTAGATAG
- the glnG gene encoding nitrogen regulation protein NR(I) produces MITEQVWIVDDDSSIRWVLEKALSGDNITCASFENASNLLVALDHGQPEVIISDIRMPDIDGMTLLADINQRYPDIPVIIMTAHSDLDSAVNAYQGGAFEYLPKPFDIDDAVVLTKRALTHARENKSNAQQEQDSKVAVGMIGEAPAMQDVFRAIGRLSRSSISVLINGESGTGKELVAHALHMHSPRSNAPFIPLNMAAIPKDLIESELFGHEKGAFTGANSVRQGRFEQAHKGTLFLDEIGDMPLDIQTRLLRVLADGQFYRVGGHSPIQVDVRIIAATHQNLEDLVKKNEFREDLFHRLNVIRIQIPALRDRKEDIEQLSNHFLQLAAKELSVEPKTLSKTVVDYLTQCSWPGNVRQLENICRFLTVMASGQEVLVDDLPPELTDEPQSTSVNGEGSWQTLLAQWMDDQLKVGRNAILDEAMPEFEKIMLNRALAYTKGHKQEAAKKLGWGRNTLTRKLKDFNM; encoded by the coding sequence ATGATTACAGAGCAAGTCTGGATAGTAGACGACGACAGTTCAATTCGTTGGGTGTTAGAAAAGGCGCTCTCCGGCGACAATATTACCTGCGCATCTTTTGAAAATGCGAGCAATTTACTGGTCGCATTAGACCATGGACAACCAGAAGTGATCATTTCAGATATAAGGATGCCAGATATAGATGGTATGACGCTTTTGGCTGACATAAATCAGCGATACCCAGATATCCCAGTGATTATTATGACTGCGCATTCCGATCTTGATAGCGCAGTAAACGCATATCAAGGCGGCGCTTTTGAATATCTGCCGAAACCCTTTGATATTGATGATGCCGTAGTTTTAACTAAACGCGCATTAACACATGCTCGTGAAAATAAATCAAACGCTCAACAAGAGCAAGACTCAAAAGTAGCTGTTGGTATGATTGGTGAAGCACCAGCTATGCAAGATGTGTTTAGAGCGATTGGTCGATTGTCTCGTTCAAGCATCAGCGTACTGATTAATGGTGAATCAGGTACTGGTAAGGAGCTTGTAGCACACGCACTGCACATGCATTCACCACGGTCTAACGCTCCATTTATCCCACTTAATATGGCCGCGATCCCAAAAGATCTTATTGAATCGGAGCTATTTGGCCACGAAAAAGGTGCTTTTACTGGCGCCAATTCAGTAAGACAGGGGCGCTTTGAACAAGCGCATAAAGGGACATTGTTTCTTGATGAAATTGGCGACATGCCACTTGATATTCAAACAAGACTACTTCGTGTACTTGCCGATGGGCAATTCTATCGCGTAGGCGGTCACTCACCAATTCAAGTGGATGTGAGAATCATTGCTGCAACACATCAAAACCTTGAAGATTTAGTTAAGAAAAATGAGTTTAGGGAAGATCTTTTCCACCGCTTAAATGTTATTCGCATTCAGATTCCAGCACTAAGAGATAGGAAGGAAGATATAGAGCAACTTTCAAATCACTTCCTGCAATTAGCAGCAAAGGAGCTGAGCGTAGAACCTAAAACATTATCAAAGACTGTCGTTGATTATCTAACCCAATGCAGTTGGCCAGGCAATGTTAGGCAACTGGAAAATATTTGTAGGTTCTTAACGGTAATGGCAAGTGGTCAGGAGGTGTTAGTTGACGACTTACCACCAGAATTAACAGACGAACCACAATCTACATCGGTGAATGGAGAGGGATCTTGGCAAACGTTATTAGCGCAATGGATGGACGACCAGCTCAAAGTAGGAAGAAACGCTATTTTAGATGAAGCAATGCCAGAGTTTGAAAAAATTATGCTTAATCGCGCCCTTGCTTATACAAAAGGGCATAAACAAGAAGCGGCTAAAAAATTAGGATGGGGTAGAAATACGCTCACCCGAAAATTGAAAGATTTTAATATGTAA
- a CDS encoding DUF4345 domain-containing protein gives MTIAKAFIYFTAIVFFGYGVLFLVKPGEQFYWLTHQVIIENNAFIDLRATYGGFSIAIGISLFYLARQNALIKLALAWIVILMIAMGGSRTMGMIIDGEANNLMIAYLASEIFAAIFAFWLLKRLDNK, from the coding sequence ATGACTATTGCAAAAGCCTTTATCTACTTTACCGCTATTGTCTTTTTCGGTTACGGTGTCCTTTTTCTTGTCAAGCCAGGGGAGCAATTCTATTGGCTGACACATCAAGTCATTATTGAAAACAACGCTTTTATAGATCTAAGAGCGACATATGGCGGCTTCTCAATCGCCATTGGTATTTCTCTATTTTACTTAGCACGACAAAACGCATTGATAAAACTAGCACTAGCTTGGATAGTAATATTGATGATTGCTATGGGTGGTTCCCGTACTATGGGCATGATTATTGATGGCGAAGCTAACAATTTAATGATCGCTTACCTAGCTTCTGAGATATTCGCTGCAATCTTTGCTTTTTGGTTACTGAAACGATTAGATAATAAATAA